From a region of the Pongo pygmaeus isolate AG05252 chromosome 5, NHGRI_mPonPyg2-v2.0_pri, whole genome shotgun sequence genome:
- the MYMX gene encoding protein myomixer codes for MPAPLLPLLLRLLLSRLLLPAARLARQYILPLLRRLARRLGSQDMREALLGCLLFILSQRHSPDAGEASRVDRLERRERLGPQK; via the coding sequence ATGCCCGCGCCACTGCTCCCGCTGCTGCTTCGATTGCTGCTGTCCCGCCTGCTGCTGCCTGCTGCCCGCTTGGCCCGCCAATACATCCTGCCCCTGCTGCGCCGATTGGCCCGCCGCCTGGGCTCCCAGGACATGCGAGAGGCTTTGCTGGGCTGTCTGCTGTTCATTCTCAGCCAGCGACACTCGCCAGacgctggggaggcctcaagagtGGACCGcctggagaggagggagaggttaGGCCCCCAAAAGTGA